The proteins below come from a single Mycolicibacterium sp. TY81 genomic window:
- a CDS encoding molybdopterin-dependent oxidoreductase produces MGTQPRMIAGVGEDGLHLHACCLCEAMCGLEIQVSDGKVAGVRPNKADAWSAGHICPKGASLGALHEDPDRIRRPMIKVDGQWHEVDWDTAFRRCTELLAPVIAKHGIGAVSAYTGNPLAHSFSLSRYAAILLGLSGMPITYSPGTIDQWPKNLSSHLMYGSWWAFPTPDLERTDLLVVMGANPAASQGSLLAAPDIMGLIGGIRKRGKVIVIDPVRTQTAAKADEWLPITPGTDAALLLGVIHTVFDEDLVNLGELEQHLDGVAELCRAVADWSPERVSAATGIDAERIRGLARELAGTPRAVVYGRIGTCNQEFGSLASWLIDVVNIVTGHFDVPGGAMFATPTAWTVTSQTIPGLEDGAPNFGRYQTRVRGAKEVLGQVPVSCMLEEITTPGEGQLKALITVAGNPVLSTPGGDKLDEALPQLDAMISVDLWLNETTRHADVILPGPSALEQAHSADLLLGAAINSFARYSPPVFHREDPDAPEEWEILIRLTGLCTGTPAEDVDVAALDDGWFDYLCFTQGLDGAEIRKKYDHGGPERMLDLTLRTAAFGDWYGENPDGLTLEKLKAHPDGINYGPMVPRVPEVLGTADKKIRVAPQYLLDDLPRLAARLERPADELVLVSRRHLRSNNSWLHNVGALMKGRDRCTLLMHASDAAARGIADGDNAEVASGAGKIVVPVEVTDAIKPGVVSMPHGWGHGQPGTRLGIANASPGVNTNVLSLPDFLDEPSGNGALNGIPVTVSAAGS; encoded by the coding sequence ATGGGAACCCAGCCACGAATGATCGCCGGAGTCGGCGAAGACGGTCTGCACCTGCACGCCTGCTGCCTGTGCGAAGCCATGTGCGGCTTGGAGATTCAGGTGTCGGACGGCAAGGTCGCCGGCGTCCGGCCCAACAAGGCCGACGCGTGGAGCGCGGGCCATATCTGCCCCAAGGGCGCTTCCCTCGGCGCGTTGCACGAAGACCCCGACCGGATCCGCCGCCCGATGATCAAGGTCGACGGGCAGTGGCACGAGGTCGACTGGGACACCGCGTTCCGCCGCTGCACCGAACTGCTGGCGCCAGTGATCGCAAAGCACGGCATCGGGGCGGTCTCCGCGTACACCGGAAACCCACTGGCGCACTCGTTTTCGCTGTCGCGGTACGCGGCGATCCTGCTCGGCTTGTCCGGCATGCCGATCACGTACTCGCCGGGCACCATCGATCAATGGCCCAAGAACCTGTCGTCGCACCTGATGTACGGCAGCTGGTGGGCGTTCCCGACCCCGGACCTGGAACGCACCGACCTGCTAGTGGTGATGGGCGCCAACCCCGCGGCGTCGCAGGGCTCGCTGCTGGCCGCCCCAGACATCATGGGCCTCATCGGCGGAATCCGTAAGCGCGGCAAGGTGATCGTGATCGACCCGGTGCGCACCCAGACCGCGGCCAAGGCCGACGAGTGGCTGCCCATCACGCCGGGCACCGATGCGGCGCTGCTGCTCGGCGTCATCCACACCGTGTTCGACGAAGATCTGGTGAACCTCGGCGAGCTCGAGCAGCACCTCGACGGGGTGGCCGAGCTGTGCCGGGCCGTCGCCGACTGGTCGCCTGAAAGGGTCTCTGCCGCAACGGGTATCGACGCGGAGCGGATCAGGGGACTGGCGCGCGAACTGGCCGGCACGCCCCGCGCCGTCGTGTACGGCCGCATCGGTACGTGCAACCAGGAATTCGGCAGTCTCGCCAGTTGGCTCATCGACGTCGTCAACATCGTCACCGGCCACTTCGACGTCCCCGGCGGCGCGATGTTCGCCACGCCGACCGCCTGGACCGTCACCAGCCAGACCATCCCGGGACTCGAGGACGGGGCGCCCAACTTCGGCCGCTATCAGACCCGGGTCCGTGGCGCCAAGGAAGTGCTGGGTCAGGTCCCGGTCTCGTGCATGCTCGAAGAGATCACCACCCCGGGCGAGGGCCAGCTCAAGGCCCTCATCACCGTCGCGGGCAACCCCGTGCTGTCGACGCCGGGCGGTGACAAACTCGACGAGGCGCTGCCGCAGCTCGACGCGATGATCTCGGTGGACCTGTGGCTCAACGAGACCACCCGGCACGCCGACGTCATCCTGCCCGGCCCCTCGGCGCTCGAGCAGGCGCACTCCGCGGACCTGCTGCTGGGCGCGGCGATCAACAGCTTCGCCCGGTATTCGCCGCCGGTTTTTCACCGCGAGGACCCCGACGCGCCGGAGGAGTGGGAGATCCTGATCCGGCTCACCGGGCTGTGCACCGGCACCCCGGCCGAAGACGTCGACGTCGCCGCGCTCGACGACGGCTGGTTCGACTACCTGTGCTTCACGCAAGGACTCGACGGCGCCGAGATCCGCAAGAAGTACGACCACGGCGGTCCCGAGCGCATGCTCGACCTGACGCTGCGGACCGCCGCGTTCGGCGACTGGTACGGCGAGAATCCCGACGGGCTGACGCTCGAGAAGCTCAAGGCCCATCCCGACGGCATCAACTACGGCCCCATGGTGCCGCGCGTGCCCGAGGTGCTGGGTACCGCGGACAAGAAGATCCGGGTGGCCCCGCAGTACCTGCTCGACGACCTGCCCCGGCTCGCCGCGCGGCTGGAGCGCCCGGCCGACGAGTTGGTGCTGGTGAGCCGGCGCCACCTGCGGTCCAACAACTCCTGGCTGCACAACGTCGGCGCGCTGATGAAGGGCCGCGACCGCTGCACGCTGCTCATGCACGCCAGCGACGCGGCCGCGCGGGGTATCGCGGACGGCGACAACGCCGAAGTCGCTTCTGGCGCAGGCAAGATCGTCGTACCCGTCGAGGTGACCGACGCGATCAAGCCGGGCGTGGTGTCCATGCCGCACGGCTGGGGACACGGGCAGCCCGGCACCCGGCTGGGGATCGCCAACGCGTCGCCCGGGGTGAACACCAACGTCCTGTCGCTGCCGGACTTCCTCGACGAGCCGTCCGGCAACGGCGCGCTCAACGGGATTCCGGTGACGGTGTCGGCCGCGGGGAGTTAG
- a CDS encoding GntR family transcriptional regulator, translating into MPESSPSLRSPQATDPTPLRRRADRARQVADVLRHQVRDGVYAAGLPGEAELVAEFSVSRNTVREALAILKAEGLIDRGPRVGTHVAQRKYDHGLHALVGLKETFKDYGEVRNEVRAATHLPAPAAVARRLQLTPGEPVVFIERLRYLGDLPLSLDLTYLVPDIGAAVLEHSLETNDVFALIEQVTEQRLGSADIALEAVSADPHTAATLDIPAGGAILMLERLTTLDDGRPVDLEYIRLRGDRITMRGNLLRSES; encoded by the coding sequence ATGCCCGAGTCCTCCCCGTCGCTTCGCTCGCCCCAGGCGACCGATCCGACCCCGCTACGCCGGCGCGCCGACCGCGCCCGCCAGGTGGCCGACGTGCTGCGCCATCAGGTGCGCGACGGCGTCTACGCGGCGGGCCTGCCCGGTGAGGCCGAGCTGGTGGCCGAGTTCTCGGTATCCCGCAACACCGTGCGCGAGGCGCTGGCGATCCTCAAGGCCGAGGGGCTCATCGACCGGGGTCCACGCGTCGGCACCCACGTGGCGCAGCGCAAATACGATCACGGCCTGCACGCGCTGGTCGGGCTGAAGGAGACCTTCAAGGACTACGGCGAGGTCCGCAACGAGGTCCGCGCCGCCACGCACTTGCCGGCGCCCGCTGCGGTCGCGCGCCGCCTGCAGCTGACTCCCGGTGAGCCCGTCGTGTTCATCGAACGGCTGCGCTATCTGGGCGACCTGCCGCTGAGCCTGGATCTGACGTACCTGGTTCCCGATATCGGTGCCGCCGTCCTCGAGCACTCGCTGGAGACCAACGACGTGTTCGCGTTGATCGAGCAGGTCACCGAACAGCGGCTGGGCTCGGCCGACATTGCGCTGGAAGCGGTTTCGGCCGACCCGCACACCGCGGCCACGCTGGACATCCCGGCGGGCGGCGCGATCCTGATGCTCGAACGGCTCACGACCCTCGACGACGGGCGTCCCGTCGACCTCGAATACATCCGACTGCGTGGTGACCGAATCACCATGCGCGGCAACCTGTTACGGAGTGAATCATGA
- a CDS encoding ferredoxin family protein yields MTLVNNQRADVPVTIDESLCIEGCTLCVDVCPLDSLAINPDNGKAYMHVDECWYCGPCAARCPTGAVSVNMPYLIR; encoded by the coding sequence ATGACGCTGGTCAACAACCAACGAGCCGATGTCCCGGTCACGATCGACGAGTCGCTGTGTATCGAGGGCTGCACCCTGTGCGTCGACGTCTGTCCGCTCGACTCGCTGGCCATCAACCCCGACAACGGCAAGGCGTACATGCACGTTGACGAGTGCTGGTACTGCGGTCCGTGTGCTGCGCGCTGCCCAACCGGCGCCGTATCCGTCAACATGCCCTATCTCATCCGTTAA
- a CDS encoding ABC transporter substrate-binding protein: MKRLTALAATVVLAATGCSVDSAGKDDNTVNVVVGYQSKTINTVTAGTLLRAQGYLEHRLDDIGAKTGRKYHVEWQDYDTGAPITAQMVAEKIDIGSMGDYPMLINGSKTQSNERAKTELVAATGSSPTGALNMVVVSPDSPVQSLNELAGQKVSASVGSAGHGTLVRALSKIGIDPKTGVEVLNQQPQIGASALESGQVKALSQFVAWPGLLVFQNKARLLYDGAELNYPTWHGVVVRRAYAAAHPEVLDAFLQAQLDATDFLNTKPLEAAKIVAQGSGLPQEVVYLYNGPGGTRFDTTLKPSLVDALKGDVPYLKSIGDFADLDVTKFVEDGPLRKALSERGRDYNAEVARTANPSVVHGTDPVCNIPVDNPALAGELWLDGSDSTQPAANPTCLLKAIRAAEAKGAKVRAAYVPDAELGTRWLADKSVWVQQGADFVPFDTDAGARRYQAAHPGSSVVTYQQALVGVA; encoded by the coding sequence ATGAAACGCCTTACCGCCCTGGCCGCCACCGTCGTCCTCGCCGCCACCGGCTGCTCGGTCGATTCGGCCGGCAAGGACGACAACACCGTCAACGTGGTTGTCGGCTACCAGTCCAAGACCATCAACACCGTCACCGCCGGAACGCTGCTGCGCGCCCAGGGCTACCTGGAGCATCGGCTCGATGACATCGGCGCCAAGACCGGCAGGAAGTACCACGTCGAATGGCAGGACTACGACACCGGTGCGCCGATCACCGCGCAGATGGTCGCCGAGAAGATCGACATCGGCTCGATGGGTGACTACCCGATGCTGATCAACGGATCGAAGACCCAGAGCAACGAACGTGCCAAGACCGAACTGGTGGCGGCCACCGGGTCCAGCCCGACCGGGGCGCTCAACATGGTTGTGGTGTCCCCGGATTCACCGGTTCAGTCACTGAACGAGCTGGCGGGACAGAAGGTCTCCGCCAGTGTCGGCTCGGCCGGTCACGGCACCTTGGTCCGGGCGCTGTCGAAGATCGGCATCGACCCGAAGACCGGCGTCGAGGTACTCAACCAGCAGCCGCAGATCGGCGCGTCGGCGCTGGAATCCGGTCAGGTCAAGGCGCTTTCGCAGTTCGTCGCCTGGCCGGGGTTGCTGGTCTTCCAGAACAAGGCCCGGCTGCTGTACGACGGCGCCGAGCTGAACTACCCGACCTGGCACGGCGTCGTCGTGCGACGGGCCTACGCCGCAGCGCATCCCGAGGTGCTCGATGCGTTCCTGCAGGCACAGCTCGATGCCACCGATTTCCTCAACACCAAGCCGCTGGAGGCGGCGAAGATCGTCGCGCAGGGCAGCGGCCTGCCGCAGGAAGTCGTGTACCTGTACAACGGCCCCGGCGGCACGCGGTTCGACACCACGCTCAAGCCGTCGCTCGTGGACGCGCTGAAAGGTGATGTGCCGTACCTGAAGTCGATCGGTGACTTCGCCGACCTCGACGTCACCAAGTTCGTCGAGGACGGACCGCTGCGCAAGGCGCTGTCGGAGCGCGGGCGCGACTACAACGCCGAGGTTGCCCGCACCGCGAATCCGTCGGTCGTGCACGGAACCGACCCGGTGTGCAACATCCCGGTCGACAACCCCGCGCTGGCCGGTGAGCTGTGGCTCGACGGTTCGGACAGCACACAGCCGGCGGCCAACCCGACGTGCCTGCTGAAGGCGATCCGGGCCGCGGAGGCCAAGGGCGCCAAGGTCCGCGCCGCGTACGTGCCGGACGCCGAGCTCGGAACCCGTTGGCTGGCGGACAAATCCGTGTGGGTGCAGCAGGGCGCGGACTTCGTGCCGTTCGACACCGACGCCGGCGCCCGCCGCTACCAGGCGGCCCATCCCGGTTCGTCGGTGGTGACCTACCAGCAGGCTCTGGTGGGTGTGGCATGA
- a CDS encoding ABC transporter permease, whose protein sequence is MTAIAAVSAAPVLPVEADLPRQRGSAKWRSYLVKALSVVAAVGIWQLLTANHVRFWLRFDNLPTVTQIAAKFVDRLGATQYWLDLTQSVIRIVSGFGLAAVIGAAVGIALGRSRLFADIVGPLTELARPIPAIALVPVAILLFPTDEAGIVFITFLAAFFPIMVSTRHAVRALPTLWEDSVRTLGGSRWDVLRQVLFPGVLPGLFGGLSVGMGVAWICVVSAEMISGRLGVGYRTWQAYTVLDYPSVFVGIITIGALGFGTAAAVELIGRRLTRWLPRGEENAR, encoded by the coding sequence ATGACGGCGATAGCCGCGGTGTCGGCGGCACCGGTGCTGCCGGTCGAGGCTGACCTGCCGCGGCAGCGCGGATCCGCAAAGTGGCGCAGTTACCTCGTCAAGGCGCTGTCGGTCGTTGCGGCCGTGGGCATCTGGCAGCTGCTGACGGCCAATCACGTCCGGTTCTGGCTGCGTTTCGACAACCTGCCGACGGTGACCCAGATCGCCGCGAAATTCGTCGACCGCCTCGGCGCCACGCAGTACTGGCTGGACCTGACGCAGTCGGTGATCCGGATCGTCAGCGGCTTCGGGCTGGCGGCGGTGATCGGCGCCGCCGTCGGTATCGCGCTGGGCCGGTCGCGGTTGTTCGCCGACATCGTGGGGCCGCTGACCGAGTTGGCGCGGCCGATCCCGGCCATCGCGCTGGTGCCGGTCGCCATCCTGCTGTTCCCGACCGACGAGGCCGGCATCGTGTTCATCACGTTCCTGGCGGCGTTCTTCCCGATCATGGTCAGCACCCGGCACGCCGTGCGGGCGCTGCCGACACTGTGGGAGGACTCGGTGCGGACGCTCGGCGGCAGTCGCTGGGATGTGTTGCGGCAGGTCCTGTTTCCGGGTGTCCTGCCCGGGCTGTTCGGCGGTCTGTCGGTCGGTATGGGCGTGGCCTGGATCTGTGTGGTGTCCGCGGAGATGATCTCCGGCCGGCTCGGCGTCGGGTACCGCACCTGGCAGGCGTACACGGTGCTGGACTACCCGAGCGTCTTCGTCGGCATCATCACGATCGGCGCGCTGGGCTTCGGCACGGCGGCTGCGGTGGAACTGATCGGCCGGCGACTGACCCGCTGGTTGCCGCGCGGTGAGGAGAATGCGCGATGA
- a CDS encoding ABC transporter ATP-binding protein: MTAVLTAGLRLELDRIRLSYTGEPVVDGLSLTVQPGEILVLTGPSGCGKSTVLRALAGLLKPDAGRVLADGELVTTTSRDRGMVFQDSALLPWRTVRSNIELALQLRGVPRAGRRERAERWIDEVGLTGFADFLPKSLSGGMRQRVQLARGLAGAPRAVLMDEPFGALDAKTRHAMQALLIDTWQAHPTTIVFVTHDVDEALALGDRVAVLGRAGQPLRALLDVPSPRDAEISRTELRAEILGALHQ, translated from the coding sequence ATGACTGCGGTACTCACTGCGGGTCTCCGGCTGGAGTTGGATCGGATTCGGCTGTCCTACACCGGCGAGCCGGTGGTGGACGGGTTGAGCCTGACGGTCCAGCCGGGGGAGATCCTGGTGCTGACCGGCCCGTCGGGCTGCGGCAAGTCGACGGTGCTGCGGGCGCTGGCCGGGCTGCTGAAGCCCGACGCCGGGCGGGTGCTGGCGGACGGTGAGCTGGTGACCACCACGTCGCGGGACCGCGGCATGGTGTTCCAGGACAGCGCGTTGTTGCCGTGGCGCACAGTGCGATCCAACATCGAGCTGGCGCTGCAGCTGCGCGGGGTGCCGCGCGCCGGGCGCCGCGAACGTGCCGAACGCTGGATCGACGAGGTCGGGCTCACCGGGTTCGCCGATTTTCTGCCGAAGAGCCTGTCCGGCGGTATGCGCCAGCGGGTCCAGCTGGCGCGTGGTCTGGCCGGTGCGCCGCGGGCCGTTCTGATGGACGAGCCCTTCGGCGCCCTGGACGCCAAGACCCGACATGCCATGCAGGCGTTGCTGATCGACACCTGGCAGGCCCATCCGACCACCATCGTGTTCGTCACGCATGACGTCGACGAAGCCCTCGCCCTGGGTGACCGGGTGGCGGTCCTCGGCCGCGCCGGCCAGCCGCTACGTGCGCTGCTGGACGTCCCCAGCCCCCGCGACGCCGAAATCTCCCGCACCGAACTGCGGGCCGAAATCCTTGGAGCACTACACCAATGA
- a CDS encoding fumarate reductase/succinate dehydrogenase flavoprotein subunit yields MSTLEIPDLADAVRLDCDVLVIGGGTAGTMAALTAAENGAQVLLLEKAHVRHSGALAMGMDGVNNAVVPGKATPEDYVAEITRANDGIVNQRTIYQTATRGFAMVQRLERYGVKFEKDEHGEYAVRRVHRSGSYVLPMPEGKDVKKALYRVMRQKSIREKLRIENRLMPVRVLTANGRAVGAAAFNTRTGEFVTVAAKAVILATGASGRLGLPASGYLYGTYENPTNAGDGYSMAYHAGAELSGIECFQVNPLIKDYNGPACAYVANPFGGYQVNALGERFVDSDYWSGQMMAEVKSEIESARGPIYLKVTHLPDETITAMENILHTTERPTRGTFHANRGHDYRTHDIEMHISEIGLCSGHSASGVWVDEHARTTVPGLYAAGDMACVPHNYMIGAFVYGDLAGEHAASTLADVEAPVDLPQDQLAEAHELIYRPLRHPDGPPQPQVEYKLRRFVNDYVAPPKTATKLSIAVRTFERMAEEIEQMGARTPHELMRTVEVSFIRDCAEMAARSSLTRTESRWGLYHDRADIPERDDEQWRYHLNLRKGQDGEMEFLKRPVAPYFVPVPDLDHLPSDHAVQHVHQPDLVGGKAPATAGSRLRPADPATPPSPRIAAVVALEEPVLSDLTEYLQDADAGVRRAAVAVLVENLPDGYQPDLVAALGDADGAVRAESAHALRELVEVLPDPAAVAPYLTSADPVVRAVTLYVLSSRRVGAAPDYRAAVTDSDHRVRIEAVRALVSVDDVDGVAAAAADDNREVRIAAGNGLATLRSGADTVRQLVADRDPLVRAAALAALAAVGCAEQDVPEVQRALREPAWQIRQGAVRALSGAAPEVAVEPLSQALHDPHLDVRKAAVLSLTRWADSEEAARTALGIALEDGDADVRAYARHALGDAARHVLAGS; encoded by the coding sequence ATGAGCACGCTGGAGATTCCAGACCTCGCCGATGCCGTCCGCCTCGACTGTGACGTCCTGGTGATCGGCGGCGGCACCGCCGGCACCATGGCGGCCCTGACCGCCGCCGAGAACGGCGCCCAGGTCCTGCTGCTGGAGAAGGCGCACGTGCGCCATTCCGGTGCTCTGGCCATGGGTATGGACGGCGTCAACAACGCCGTCGTCCCGGGCAAGGCCACCCCGGAGGACTACGTCGCCGAGATCACCCGGGCCAACGACGGAATCGTCAACCAGCGCACCATCTATCAGACCGCGACGCGCGGTTTCGCCATGGTGCAGCGTCTCGAGCGCTACGGCGTGAAGTTCGAGAAGGACGAGCACGGCGAGTACGCGGTGCGTCGCGTGCACCGCTCCGGCTCGTACGTGCTGCCGATGCCCGAGGGCAAGGACGTCAAGAAGGCGCTGTACCGCGTGATGCGGCAGAAGTCGATCCGGGAGAAGCTGCGCATCGAGAACCGGCTGATGCCGGTGCGTGTCCTGACCGCGAACGGGCGGGCGGTGGGCGCGGCCGCGTTCAACACGCGCACAGGCGAATTCGTCACGGTGGCAGCCAAGGCCGTCATTCTGGCGACGGGGGCCAGCGGCCGGCTCGGCCTGCCCGCGTCCGGGTACCTCTACGGCACCTACGAGAACCCGACCAACGCCGGCGACGGCTACTCCATGGCGTATCACGCGGGGGCCGAGCTCTCCGGTATCGAGTGCTTCCAGGTGAACCCGTTGATCAAGGATTACAACGGCCCGGCCTGTGCCTACGTCGCGAATCCCTTCGGCGGATACCAGGTGAACGCGCTGGGGGAGCGGTTCGTCGACTCGGACTACTGGTCGGGCCAGATGATGGCCGAGGTCAAGAGCGAGATCGAATCGGCGCGCGGCCCGATCTACCTCAAGGTCACCCACCTGCCGGACGAGACCATCACCGCGATGGAGAACATCCTGCACACCACCGAGCGACCGACGCGCGGCACCTTCCACGCGAACCGCGGCCACGATTACCGCACTCACGACATCGAGATGCACATCTCGGAGATCGGTTTGTGCAGTGGGCATTCGGCGTCCGGCGTCTGGGTCGACGAGCATGCCCGCACCACCGTGCCCGGGCTGTACGCGGCCGGCGACATGGCGTGCGTCCCGCACAATTACATGATCGGCGCGTTCGTCTACGGGGACCTCGCCGGCGAACACGCCGCGTCCACGCTCGCCGATGTCGAAGCGCCCGTGGACCTTCCGCAGGACCAGCTGGCCGAGGCGCACGAACTTATCTACCGTCCCCTGCGGCATCCGGACGGGCCGCCACAGCCGCAGGTCGAATACAAGCTGCGCCGCTTCGTCAACGACTATGTGGCCCCGCCCAAGACGGCCACCAAGCTGTCGATCGCGGTCCGCACGTTCGAGCGGATGGCCGAGGAGATCGAGCAGATGGGTGCCCGCACCCCGCATGAACTGATGCGGACGGTCGAGGTGTCGTTCATCCGGGACTGCGCCGAGATGGCGGCCCGGTCGTCGCTCACCCGGACCGAATCACGGTGGGGTCTGTACCACGATCGTGCCGACATCCCCGAGCGCGACGACGAGCAGTGGCGCTATCACCTGAACCTGCGCAAGGGCCAGGACGGTGAGATGGAGTTCCTGAAACGGCCGGTGGCACCGTATTTCGTGCCGGTGCCCGACCTGGACCACCTGCCGTCGGACCATGCAGTGCAGCATGTGCACCAGCCGGATCTGGTCGGCGGCAAGGCACCGGCGACCGCAGGCTCGCGGCTGCGCCCGGCCGACCCGGCGACGCCGCCGTCCCCGCGCATCGCTGCCGTGGTGGCGCTGGAAGAGCCGGTGCTCTCCGACCTCACCGAATACCTGCAGGACGCCGACGCGGGTGTCCGGCGAGCTGCCGTCGCCGTGCTGGTGGAGAACCTGCCGGACGGCTACCAGCCGGACCTGGTCGCCGCGCTCGGTGACGCCGACGGCGCGGTGCGCGCGGAGAGTGCCCACGCCTTGCGCGAACTCGTCGAGGTGCTGCCCGACCCCGCGGCGGTCGCGCCGTACCTGACCTCCGCCGACCCGGTGGTGCGGGCTGTGACGCTGTACGTGCTGAGCTCGCGCCGGGTCGGGGCGGCCCCGGATTACCGTGCCGCCGTGACAGATTCGGATCACCGCGTGCGGATCGAGGCCGTGCGTGCGCTGGTCTCCGTCGATGACGTCGACGGGGTGGCCGCGGCCGCCGCCGACGACAACCGCGAGGTGCGGATCGCCGCCGGGAACGGCCTGGCCACGCTCCGGTCGGGTGCCGACACCGTGCGGCAGCTGGTGGCCGACCGTGACCCGCTGGTGCGGGCGGCGGCGCTCGCCGCGCTGGCCGCCGTCGGCTGTGCCGAGCAGGACGTGCCGGAAGTGCAACGCGCCCTTCGGGAGCCAGCGTGGCAGATTCGTCAGGGTGCGGTGCGGGCACTGTCGGGCGCGGCACCGGAGGTTGCCGTCGAACCCTTGTCGCAGGCGCTGCACGACCCGCACCTGGACGTGCGCAAGGCCGCGGTGCTGAGCCTGACGCGGTGGGCCGACTCCGAGGAGGCCGCGCGGACCGCGCTCGGTATCGCGCTGGAAGACGGCGACGCCGACGTGCGGGCCTACGCCCGCCACGCGCTCGGTGACGCCGCGCGGCACGTGCTGGCGGGTTCCTGA
- a CDS encoding amidase — translation MTTIHAFGDDALGDHDAVGLARLVRDRQVSPDELAAAAHARAQLADPELRAVACELPPRHGTDPGAEFFGVPTFIKDNTDVAGLPTTHGSEAFTARPAKRDGAYAAQLLSTGLTLLGKTRMPEFGFNATTEYMTEPPVRNPWNTEYSVGASSGGSAALVAAGVVPIAHANDGGGSIRIPAACAGLVGLKPSRGRHRDGEQARHLPINMISEGVLTRSVRDTAAFVAACENHWRNPKLAPIGRVSGPAQRTLRVGVLFDSVTGEPVDDATRAAVEDTAAVLEAAGHIVEPITLPVTAQFADDFVQYWALLADLAVGTGRLILDRSFDAAKADGLSLGLRAHHRRHLHRTPGALLRLRRVAHQYAQMFARHEVVLSPVLSHTTPRLGYIAPTVDFPELIDRLRRYVAYTPLNNIAGTPAISLPLHQSPDGLPVGVQLSGAYGDERTLLELAFLLEAERPFARIQEPASTCRAASPSAWRA, via the coding sequence GGTGCGGGACCGGCAGGTCAGCCCGGACGAACTGGCTGCCGCCGCGCACGCCCGGGCGCAGCTGGCCGACCCCGAGCTGCGGGCGGTGGCATGCGAGCTGCCGCCGCGGCACGGCACCGACCCGGGTGCCGAGTTCTTCGGTGTGCCAACCTTCATCAAGGACAACACCGACGTCGCCGGGCTGCCGACCACGCACGGTTCGGAGGCGTTCACGGCCCGGCCTGCGAAGCGGGACGGCGCATACGCGGCGCAGTTGCTCAGTACCGGGCTGACGCTGCTGGGCAAGACGCGGATGCCCGAATTCGGTTTCAACGCCACCACGGAGTACATGACGGAGCCGCCGGTCCGGAACCCCTGGAACACCGAATACTCCGTCGGCGCCTCGTCGGGCGGATCGGCCGCCCTGGTCGCCGCGGGCGTCGTGCCCATCGCCCACGCCAACGACGGCGGCGGCTCCATCCGCATTCCCGCCGCCTGCGCGGGCCTGGTCGGGCTCAAGCCGAGCCGGGGCCGGCACCGCGACGGCGAGCAGGCCCGGCATCTGCCGATCAACATGATCTCCGAGGGCGTCCTGACCCGCAGCGTCCGCGACACCGCCGCGTTCGTCGCCGCGTGCGAGAACCATTGGCGTAATCCGAAACTCGCACCAATCGGCCGGGTGAGCGGGCCGGCGCAACGGACCCTGCGCGTCGGTGTGCTGTTCGACAGCGTCACCGGCGAGCCGGTCGACGACGCCACCCGCGCGGCCGTCGAAGATACCGCGGCGGTGCTGGAGGCCGCCGGTCATATCGTCGAGCCGATCACGCTGCCGGTCACCGCCCAGTTCGCCGACGACTTCGTCCAGTACTGGGCGCTGCTGGCCGATCTCGCGGTCGGTACCGGCCGCTTGATCCTCGACCGGTCGTTCGATGCGGCCAAGGCCGACGGCCTGAGCCTGGGGCTGCGCGCGCACCACCGGCGCCACCTGCACCGCACCCCAGGCGCGCTGCTGCGCCTACGGCGCGTCGCCCACCAGTACGCGCAGATGTTCGCTCGGCACGAAGTCGTGCTGTCGCCGGTGCTTTCGCACACCACGCCGCGGCTCGGCTACATCGCACCGACCGTCGACTTCCCCGAGCTGATCGACCGCCTGCGCCGGTATGTCGCCTACACGCCGCTCAACAACATCGCGGGTACACCGGCGATCTCGTTGCCGTTGCACCAGTCTCCCGACGGCCTACCGGTCGGCGTGCAACTGTCCGGCGCCTACGGCGACGAGCGCACGCTGCTCGAACTGGCCTTCCTCCTGGAAGCCGAGCGGCCGTTCGCGCGGATTCAGGAACCCGCCAGCACGTGCCGCGCGGCGTCACCGAGCGCGTGGCGGGCGTAG